The genomic window TGTCAAAGCCGAACAGGCCGTGAATCAACACGATGGGGTACTTGGTTTGGGTGTACCCGGCCGCTTGCGCAGACGCCGGCAGCAGGCCGATAGCCAGCGTACACGCGGCCAGCCAGCCCATTACGATTCGCTTCATCTTCATAGTTGTCTCCTCGGGACCTCTGAGGGTCGATGGGGTTGAAGGGATGCCAGTTGGGAACGTAAACCGTTGCGACCTCTCGGGTAGGGGCGCTGTCGCGGGTGATGGCCGGCCTGCTGTTTGTGTCGTCAGGCAATCATCAAAATAGCACGGTCGTGCTTTTATTGGAGTATGCGGTGGACGCACGTTTTTGTCATGGTGGAAAACCCGTGCAACCCGGCGCCCCGCTACTATTGCGCCATGCCTGCCTATTCCTACCAAGCCCTTGATGCCGACGGAAAATCCCGTTCGGGCGTGTTGGAGGCCGACACGGCCAAATCCGCACGCAGCCTATTGCGCTCGCAACAGTTAGTTCCCCTTCAGGTTCAGGCGCTCAGCGTGGACAGCAGCGCGCAGGGCACCTCGCGCCGCGCCTGGGGTTCACGCGCGTTCAATAACGCGCAGCGCACCGTCTGGACACGGCAGCTGGCCGGGCTGGTGGCAGCGGGCCTGCCCTTAGAGCGTGCCTTGAGTTCTCTGGCCGAAGAAGCCGAAACGCCAGCCCAGCGCGATGTGGTGGCCACCATCCGCTCAGAGGTCAATGGCGGCAAACCGCTGGGCACCGCACTGGCGCAGCACCCGCGGGAGTTTTCAGACATTTATGTGGCGGTCGTGAGCGCCGGCGAGCAAAGCGGCCAGCTCGGGCTGGTGCTAGAGCGGCTGGCAGATGACCAGGAAGAGCAACAAAACCTGTCTTCCAAATTATTGGGTGCAGCACTGTACCCTGCCATCGTGAGCCTGGTAGCTCTGGCCATTGTGCTGTTTCTGTTGGCCTATGTGGTCCCACAGATCGCCAACGTGTTCGCAGGCTCCAAGCAGGCGCTCCCGCTGCTCACCCGAATCATGCTGGCGATCAGCGATGCCATACGGTCGTATGGCCTGCTCGTGCTTTTTGCTATTGTTTTAGGAGCTATTGGCGCACGTATTGCTTGGGCTGGTGCCGCTTTTCGCTCTAAAGCGGATGCTGCATGGCTGCGCCTGCCGGTACTGGGCCGCATGTCCCGCAGTTACAACGCCGCGCGCTTTGCCAGCACCCTGGCCATGCTGGCCGCCGCGGGCGTGCCCATTCTCAAAGCCTTGCAGGCCGCCGCCGAAACGCTGAGCAACCACGCGATGCGCGACGATGCTCTGGAGGCCCTGACCCTGGTGCGCGAGGGCGCCCCGCTCGCCAGCGCCTTGGCGCGCAACCAGCGCTTTCCGGCACTGCTCAGCATGTTCGCCCGGCTCGGGGAACAAACCGGCCGCCTGCCCCATATGCTGGACCGCGCAGCCCTGCAGTTGCGCACCGAGGTGCAACGCCGCGCCCTGCAACTCGCCACGCTGCTGGAGCCCTTGCTGATCGTGGCCATGGGCCTGGTGGTGATGCTGATCGTGCTGGCGGTGCTCATGCCTATCATCCAGCTCAACCAACTCGTCAAATAAAACACAGAAAACCCAGGAGGCTTAGTTCACATGCGACCCCTTTCCCTGCCACTGCTGCTCGTTGTCAGCACGCTCACCCTGAGCCTCAGCGCCTGCACCCGGATCGAAACCGGCGAAGTGGGCCTGCGCGTTAATTTCGATAAAACCGTGGACCCGACTGAACGCCTGCCCGGCTCGTTCAACCAGACCGTGGTCGGCGAAATACTCACCTTCAAAATCCAGGATGTGGCGGTGGGCGTCGACAACATGACGCCGCTGGCCTCTGACAACTCCACCGTCAAAGACTTCGATATGACAGTGGTTTACAACGTCAACCCCTCGGCGGTGTCCGAGCTGTGGACCACCAAGAACCGCACCTTCCACGGCATCTCGGAAAAGGGGGGCGACATCCTGCTGATGCAGAACTACGTGGCCTTGAGTGCGCGTAACGCCGCCTATAAGGTCGCACGCGGCTACGAGTCGCTCAAGATGGCGGACAACCGGCCGCTGATGGAGCAGCAGATCCGCGAAAGCATCATCAAAACCCTGACCGAAGAAAAGCTGGGCGACAAGATTGCCGTCTCCCAAGTGCAGGTGCGCGCCATCACCCCGGCTGACGTAATTGTGCAAAGCGCCAACGAACTGGTGCGCGCTCAAAACGAGCTCAAAACCAAAGAGGTGGAAGTGCAAACCGCCAAGAAAGAAGCGGAGCGCATCGCCGCCCTGAATGCCAATGCCGGCGCCATCGGCTACATGAATGCCATGGCCAACCTCAAGATCGCCGAAGGCGTGGCGAACGGCAAAGTACAAACCATTGTGGTGCCCTACGACTTCAAGGGCATCGTGAATGCGAAATAAGGATTTCTCATGGGATTGACCCTCGACGGCAAGCTGGTGGTGGCCATTTCCAGCCGGGCCTTGTTTGACTTTGAAGAAGAAAACCAAGTTTTCGAACAAAACGACGACCACGCCTACATGCAGCTACAGCGCCAGCGGCTGGACGTGCCGGCCAAGCCCGGTGTAGCGTTCTCATTGGTCAAGAAGCTGCTGGCGTTCAATGAGCCGGACTCGCAGCGGGTGGAAGTGGTCATCTTGTCGCGCAACGACCCGGTCTCGGGCATGCGGGTGTTTCGCTCTGCCCAGCACTACGGGCTTGCAATCCAGCGTGGCAATTTCACACGCGGTGAGGCGCCTTGGCGATACCTCAAGCCCTTGCACGCCAACCTGTTTTTGAGCACCCACTTGAGCGATGTGCGCGCTGCCCTTGCAGCAGGCGTGCCGGCCGCGCAGGTCTACCCGCACAGCGCACACGCCAGCGCCGACCACCCCAGTGAAGTGCGCATTGCCTTCGACGGCGACGCCGTACTCTTCAGTGACGAGGCCGAACAGGTTTACCAAAGCGGCGGCCTGACCGCCTTTCAAAAACACGAGATGGACAAGGTGGCCCAGCCGCTGCCGGACGGCCCCTTCAAGCCCCTGCTGGTCGCATTGCACCGCCTGCAGCAAGCGCGTATTCCGCACATCCGTATCCGTACGGCACTGGTTACCGCCCGCAGCGCACCGGCCCATGAGCGCGCGATTCTGACCCTGATGAACTGGAACATCGATGTCGACCAAGCCATGTTCCTCGGCGGGCTGGACAAAGGCGAGTTCCTGCGCGAGTTTGAGCCGGACTTTTTCTTTGACGACCAAACCGGCCACATCGAATCCGCCGCCCGCCATGTCCCTAGCGGACATGTCGCCAGCGGCGTGCGCAACTAGCCGTATTCGACAGATGTAAACGCGAGAACCGGTTTGGTAAAGCAATGTAAAACCGGCTGACAGCCACGGCAGGCCGGTCTATCCTGAGGGCCATGTCGTACTCATCCACCGGCCTGACCTCCCGCACGCGCAAGCCGCTTACCGGCGAAGGTTCGGACAAACCGGGCGAAGCCCATTTGTCTGCCAATGCGCAAGCGTGGCGCAGGTGGGCGCTTGTGGGCTACCGACGAAATCGGGAGTCAGTGCACACAGGCCGCGCTGAAACGGCCGACACCGAGCGCCAGGACGACGAGTCCGGCCGCTCTGACGACGGACACCACAGCGGCTTTCAAGGGCTTTAGCCGCGGCACACGGGACTTCGCGGCTAATATGCCCCGTGGTCTCACGGCAACGCCCCGCGCGGTGCCGGCCTTGTTCCCTCAACCGAGATTTTTTGCATGGCACTTGTGGCATCTGTGTCCGCCAAATGGGCGGCGTTCCGGGCATTTATCCAGCGCGCCGTGGCTCTGTCCACGCCCTACTTTTCGTCTGAGGACAAATGGAAGGCCCGCGGCATGTTGGCAGCCATCGTGGCCCTCAACCTGGCCTTGGTCTACATGGCAGTGGTGTTTAACGACTGGAACCGCTTGTTTTACGACTCGCTCCAAGAGAAGAATGCGGCCGTGTTCTGGAAGCAACTCGGGCGATTCACCTACCTGGCTTTCGGCTTTATCGTGATCGCGGTCTACAAGTTCTACCTGACCCAATTGCTCGAAATGCGCTGGCGCGCCTGGATGACCGACCACTACCTGCACAAGTGGATGTCGCATCAGGCCTTTTACCAAATGGAACTGGCCCGCTTTGCACCCGCCGCACACGGCGCCCACACCGACAACCCGGACCAACGGATTCAGGAAGACATCAACCAATTCACCAGCTACACCATCTCGCTCAGCATGGGGCTATTGAACTCTGTCGTCACCCTGGCCAGCTTTGTGGGCATTTTGTGGTCGCTTTCCGGTGCGTTTGCCTTCACGCTGGGGGGGCAGGATTACTCGATTCCCGGCTTCATGGTGTGGATGGCGGTGCTGTACTGCGCGGTGGGCAGCGTGATCACCCACTACATCGGGCGCAAGCAGATCCCGCTCAATTTCGAGCAACAGCGGGTGGAGGCAGATTTCCGCCACCACATGGTCCGGGCGCGCGAGTACAGCGAATCGATTGCGCTGGACCGTGGGGAGCGCGTCGTGCGGGAGCAAATGGCAGAGCGTTTCAGCCGGGTGCTCAGCAACAACCTGGCGCTGATCAAGGCCCAAAAAGGGCTGATCTGGTTCACCAGCTTTTTCGGCCAGGCCGCGGTGGTGTTCCCGTTTGTGGTGGCGGCCCCGCGCTTCTTCAGTGGCGCCATTCAGCTGGGCCAGCTGACACAGATTTCAGGAGCCTTCGGTCAGGTGCAGGGCGCCTTGAGCTGGTTTGTCGACACCTACAGCAGCCTCGCCAGCTGGCGCGCCACCACCGATCGCCTCACAAGCTTTGAAGAGTCTTTTAAGGCAATAGCCCGCACAGAGCGTGCGCAAGCCGCTATCAATAAAGTAGCAAATGCTCCTCAACTGGACACCAGCCCCTTGCGTATTTCTTTGCCGGGCGGCACCACGCTGCTGGAGCACACGCGCCTGCACGCGCAGCCGGGCGACCGCATTCTGCTCCAAGGCCCGTCGGGCAGCGGCAAGTCCACCCTGTTCCGCACCCTGGCAGGCATCTGGCCTTACTCGGAAGGGGCGGTGGCACTGCCGGCGGACAGCATGTTTCTGCCGCAACGCGCCTATTTCCCCAACGGCACGCTGCGGGACGCCCTCGCCTATCCGGCCTTGGCGCCGCAATACCCCGACGCAGCACTGCAACAGGCACTGCGCGATGCCTTGCTACCCCATCTGGCGGATTCATTAGATGTCGTAGACGCCTGGAGCCAGAAGCTATCCGGCGGCGAGCAACAGCGCTTGGCCATCGCCCGTGTTTTGCTCAAAAAACCCCAATGGCTATTTGCAGACGAAGCCACCAGCGCCCTCGACGAAGCAGCCGAGGCGGTCCTCTACCAACGCATGTGTGATCTGGTGGCCGAAAAAGGCGGCGCTCTGGTATCCATTGCCCACCGCCCGGGTGTTGCCGCCTTCCATAATCAACGCTGGATATTGGAGCCCAACCCGCAAGCCACAGAAGCGGCCAGCCCCGGCACTCAGGCGGCTGCGCGCTTCACTTTGTCTGTGAAGCCGGCATAGCCTTTGGCCCGCAACTCACACGCCGGGCAGGTACCGCAGCCATAGCCCCACGCTTGGCGGTGGGTGCGGTCACCCAGATAGCAGGTGTGGGTGTGCTCGACCACCAAGTCCACCAAGGCGTTGCCGCCTCCGGGCTCGCCCGAGCGCTCGCCCAGCGCATGGGCCAGCTCCCAGGTTTGGGCCTTGTCGATCCACATCAGCGGGGTCTCAATCAGAAAGCGCTGGTCCATGCCCAGCGACAAGGCCAGCTGGAGCGCCTTCATGGTGTCGTCCCGACAGTCGGGGTAGCCCGAAAAATCAGTCTCGCAAACGCCGGTCACGATCACTTGCAGTCCACGGCGGTAGGCCAGTGCGGCAGCGAGGGTCATGAAAAGCAGGTTGCGCCCGGGCACAAAGGTGTTGGGCAGCCCGTTGGCCTCCATCTTGAATGCGGTGTCGCGGGTCAGCGAGGTCTCGCTCACCTCACCCAGCACCGCCAGATCCAGCAAATGGTCTTCGCCCAGTTTGGTGGCCCACTGCGGAAAGCGCGCTTTTATCTCACGCAACACATTCAAGCGCGCAGTCAATTCCACGTTGTGGCGTTGGCGATAGTCGAAAGCGATGGTTTCCACGCGCTCGTAGCGCTCAAGGGCATAAGCCAGGCAAGTAGTGGAGTCCTGACCGCCGGAAAAAAGGACAAGTGCGGATGTATGCATGTCCGAGATGTTAGACCACCCCAAGGTGGCCGGGCCAACTCCACCGGAGTGGAGTCAGCTCACATGCTTTCTGTTTTCTTGATTTTGCTGGGGGTGTAGACCAGCGCCTGTTTGGCCAGTTGTCCAGGCGCATCGGCTGGCGACACCGGCTGTGGCGTGGTGAGCTGATTCTTGACCTGCTCGATCTGCACCGCGCTTGCGCTTGCAGTCCACATGGTTTTGAGATGGTCCATCAGCACCTGTGAAATCGGCTTGGGAGGAGGATCCTCCACCTTTTCCTTCGCGGGCCGTTGAATCGTCCAGTCTTTCTCCACCACCGCGTCACTGCCCTTCTTCATCGGGTCGGCCACACTCTCGTAGGGCGCATCTCCGCTGTTTTGGGGCTTCAGTGCGGGGTTCACCTTGTCGATCACATCCGGACTGGACTCGATCGACTTGGTAACACCGGCAGGCGGGTTGACCGGAGCAACTGGGAGAACCCTATTTGCCCCAGACGACACCGCATCTACGCCGGCGGGGCGCATATTCGGGGTTCGCTCAATGGTTGGCAGTTGCATTTTGGGTAGACCTTGCGGCCCCTCCGGTGGCTTTTAGGAGTTGACGTACTGTTCTTAACGGCAGATTTAGGGGGTTATTTAGGCCTTTTTCTAAAATTTTTAGAAAAACTTCCGACCATGCCTATTCACACTCCATTTGCACCACATTGGTGCAAAGGCGCCCGGCGTTGCACCAGGCAAAGAGCAATCCACAAGTCTGGCGGGACGACCCATGGACCTTGTGGTTGGTACTGACCACTTGCGCAACCCAACGCCCATTTAGTCTTGGCGCCCGGTGGAGGTACGGCCACTCGGATGGTTCTGCAACCGTCACAGCTTGCGAGCGGAGGGGCCTTAACCCGGAGCCCCCCGCGACACTCAATACCGGACCAAGGTGCGGTAGGTCAAAACTGTTTTGCCTTCCGCTGGAACTGTCACCTTCCAGACAGCCATATTCGCCGAAACCTTGGTGTGGGGCTGACTGGCCGCCAGCATTTGCCAATCCCCGGGGATCGGCTCTTGCACCGTCACTGTTACCGGTTCTTTTTTTGCGTTACGCAGAACGATTTCATAGGCACTCTCGGCAACGAATCCAAATTTGGAGGTGTTGGAAAGCCGCTTGAAATCTGTTTGCTTCTTGTCCGCCGACACGTCGAAAGCGTTGCCAAGCTTCAGCCGGACCTTCTCATTTTTTGCGGTGTGATCCAGCCGGTCTTCGCCAATGAATTGGGCATTGCCGCTTTTGTCTTTTTTATAGACCCGCGCCACGCCTTTGGGCAGAGGCACACCCAAGCGGGAAGCCTCCTTGTTGTCGAACTCCAAAAACGCCGCCACCTTCAGCTTGGTGCCCAGGTCCCCCGAGAGCCCTTGGTAGTAATAGTCCGCCCCCTGCAACACCAGCTCGCGGCGTGCCGGAACGCCGGCTGCAGACAACAAGGCAACTTGCTTGGTTTGACTCTCC from Rhodoferax potami includes these protein-coding regions:
- the gspF gene encoding type II secretion system inner membrane protein GspF, whose amino-acid sequence is MPAYSYQALDADGKSRSGVLEADTAKSARSLLRSQQLVPLQVQALSVDSSAQGTSRRAWGSRAFNNAQRTVWTRQLAGLVAAGLPLERALSSLAEEAETPAQRDVVATIRSEVNGGKPLGTALAQHPREFSDIYVAVVSAGEQSGQLGLVLERLADDQEEQQNLSSKLLGAALYPAIVSLVALAIVLFLLAYVVPQIANVFAGSKQALPLLTRIMLAISDAIRSYGLLVLFAIVLGAIGARIAWAGAAFRSKADAAWLRLPVLGRMSRSYNAARFASTLAMLAAAGVPILKALQAAAETLSNHAMRDDALEALTLVREGAPLASALARNQRFPALLSMFARLGEQTGRLPHMLDRAALQLRTEVQRRALQLATLLEPLLIVAMGLVVMLIVLAVLMPIIQLNQLVK
- a CDS encoding SPFH domain-containing protein, whose protein sequence is MRPLSLPLLLVVSTLTLSLSACTRIETGEVGLRVNFDKTVDPTERLPGSFNQTVVGEILTFKIQDVAVGVDNMTPLASDNSTVKDFDMTVVYNVNPSAVSELWTTKNRTFHGISEKGGDILLMQNYVALSARNAAYKVARGYESLKMADNRPLMEQQIRESIIKTLTEEKLGDKIAVSQVQVRAITPADVIVQSANELVRAQNELKTKEVEVQTAKKEAERIAALNANAGAIGYMNAMANLKIAEGVANGKVQTIVVPYDFKGIVNAK
- a CDS encoding 5'-nucleotidase → MGLTLDGKLVVAISSRALFDFEEENQVFEQNDDHAYMQLQRQRLDVPAKPGVAFSLVKKLLAFNEPDSQRVEVVILSRNDPVSGMRVFRSAQHYGLAIQRGNFTRGEAPWRYLKPLHANLFLSTHLSDVRAALAAGVPAAQVYPHSAHASADHPSEVRIAFDGDAVLFSDEAEQVYQSGGLTAFQKHEMDKVAQPLPDGPFKPLLVALHRLQQARIPHIRIRTALVTARSAPAHERAILTLMNWNIDVDQAMFLGGLDKGEFLREFEPDFFFDDQTGHIESAARHVPSGHVASGVRN
- a CDS encoding ABC transporter ATP-binding protein/permease gives rise to the protein MALVASVSAKWAAFRAFIQRAVALSTPYFSSEDKWKARGMLAAIVALNLALVYMAVVFNDWNRLFYDSLQEKNAAVFWKQLGRFTYLAFGFIVIAVYKFYLTQLLEMRWRAWMTDHYLHKWMSHQAFYQMELARFAPAAHGAHTDNPDQRIQEDINQFTSYTISLSMGLLNSVVTLASFVGILWSLSGAFAFTLGGQDYSIPGFMVWMAVLYCAVGSVITHYIGRKQIPLNFEQQRVEADFRHHMVRAREYSESIALDRGERVVREQMAERFSRVLSNNLALIKAQKGLIWFTSFFGQAAVVFPFVVAAPRFFSGAIQLGQLTQISGAFGQVQGALSWFVDTYSSLASWRATTDRLTSFEESFKAIARTERAQAAINKVANAPQLDTSPLRISLPGGTTLLEHTRLHAQPGDRILLQGPSGSGKSTLFRTLAGIWPYSEGAVALPADSMFLPQRAYFPNGTLRDALAYPALAPQYPDAALQQALRDALLPHLADSLDVVDAWSQKLSGGEQQRLAIARVLLKKPQWLFADEATSALDEAAEAVLYQRMCDLVAEKGGALVSIAHRPGVAAFHNQRWILEPNPQATEAASPGTQAAARFTLSVKPA
- the queC gene encoding 7-cyano-7-deazaguanine synthase QueC, which encodes MHTSALVLFSGGQDSTTCLAYALERYERVETIAFDYRQRHNVELTARLNVLREIKARFPQWATKLGEDHLLDLAVLGEVSETSLTRDTAFKMEANGLPNTFVPGRNLLFMTLAAALAYRRGLQVIVTGVCETDFSGYPDCRDDTMKALQLALSLGMDQRFLIETPLMWIDKAQTWELAHALGERSGEPGGGNALVDLVVEHTHTCYLGDRTHRQAWGYGCGTCPACELRAKGYAGFTDKVKRAAA